The following coding sequences lie in one Arthrobacter sp. SLBN-122 genomic window:
- the tal gene encoding transaldolase, with protein MTTPTQQLSDAGVSIWLDDLSRGRLQTGTLRKLIEEKNVVGVTTNPSIFHAAITSGTDYDHIIAGKAAEGASVEDTIFEITTTDVADACDLFAPVAAATRGVDGRVSIEVDPRLAWDTAGTIAEAKHLSQRVNKDNVHIKIPATIEGLEAITATLAEGISVNVTLIFSLERYRAVINAFQSGLEQARENGHDLSKIHSVASFFVSRVDTEIDKRLDKIGTDEAKALKGKAGLANARLAYQVYEELFSTERWALLADAGALPQRPLWASTGVKDPAYPDTLYVTELVAPGVVNTMPEKTLDATFDHGVVTGDTVTGTYDEANATLDALEKLGISYNDVVALLETEGLDKFVASWKELLADVEGALASARKAS; from the coding sequence ATGACTACTCCCACCCAGCAGCTCTCCGACGCCGGAGTCTCCATCTGGCTCGACGACCTTTCCCGCGGACGCCTGCAGACCGGCACCCTGCGCAAGCTCATCGAAGAGAAGAACGTGGTTGGTGTGACCACCAACCCCTCCATCTTCCACGCGGCCATCACGTCCGGCACTGACTACGACCACATCATCGCCGGCAAGGCAGCCGAAGGCGCCAGCGTGGAGGACACGATCTTCGAGATCACCACCACGGACGTCGCCGACGCCTGCGACCTCTTCGCACCCGTGGCTGCCGCCACCAGGGGCGTCGACGGCCGCGTCTCCATCGAAGTCGATCCCCGCCTTGCCTGGGACACCGCAGGAACCATCGCCGAAGCCAAGCACCTCTCGCAGCGCGTGAACAAGGACAATGTCCACATCAAGATCCCGGCAACCATCGAGGGCCTTGAGGCCATCACGGCAACCCTCGCCGAGGGCATCAGCGTCAACGTGACCCTGATCTTCTCGCTGGAGCGGTACCGGGCGGTCATCAACGCCTTCCAGTCGGGCCTGGAGCAGGCAAGGGAAAACGGCCACGACCTTTCCAAGATCCACTCCGTGGCATCATTCTTCGTCTCCCGCGTGGACACCGAAATCGACAAGCGCCTGGACAAGATCGGCACCGACGAGGCAAAGGCGCTTAAGGGCAAGGCCGGCCTGGCCAACGCCCGCCTGGCCTACCAGGTCTACGAAGAGCTCTTCTCCACGGAGCGCTGGGCCCTGCTTGCTGACGCAGGGGCACTCCCCCAGCGCCCCCTGTGGGCTTCCACCGGCGTGAAGGACCCGGCCTACCCGGACACCCTCTATGTCACCGAGCTCGTTGCCCCCGGCGTGGTGAACACCATGCCGGAGAAGACCCTGGATGCCACCTTCGACCACGGCGTGGTTACCGGTGACACGGTCACCGGCACCTATGACGAAGCAAACGCCACCCTCGACGCCCTGGAAAAGCTGGGGATCTCCTACAACGACGTCGTAGCACTCCTTGAAACCGAAGGCCTGGACAAGTTCGTGGCCAGCTGGAAGGAACTGCTGGCGGACGTCGAAGGCGCCCTCGCCTCTGCACGGAAGGCTTCCTAA
- a CDS encoding glucose-6-phosphate isomerase codes for MSTLSFDATGAAQQALDQHLPALVEDRVATRVFAKDHTLWGPDAESESEIRLGWVEAATVSQPLVKDILELRDALRAEGVSRIVLCGMGGSSLAPEVIAGTAGVELTVLDSTDPDQVRAALADRLAQTAIVVSSKSGSTLETDSQRRTFEQAFTQAGLDAKSRIIIVTDPGSPLDKASREAGYRAVFNADPNVGGRYSALTAFGLVPSGLAGVDIQAFLDEAEEAAEILNDDAPENIGLALGAALGGTSPLRNKIVIAEDGSGIVGFADWAEQLIAESTGKLGTGILPVVAGPDAPEVTSGAPDVLVVRLVAADADVEPGDNQVAIAGGLATQMMVWEFATAVAGRLLGINPFDQPDVEAAKVAARGLLDAQPEPTPAAFVDGAIEVRGGDWLGNAATAEGAIKALLGTLAADSYLSVQAYFDRLAFANLEGIRDELAAATGRPVTFGWGPRFLHSTGQFHKGGPAIGVFLQVTATPAEDLGIPDRPFSFGELIAAQAAGDAQVLAGHGRPVLRLHLTNRAAGVAQLQDIAAALSTRASATES; via the coding sequence ATGAGCACTCTCAGCTTCGACGCCACCGGCGCTGCCCAGCAGGCGCTTGACCAGCACCTTCCCGCCCTCGTGGAGGACCGGGTCGCCACCCGGGTCTTCGCCAAGGACCACACCCTGTGGGGTCCCGACGCCGAATCCGAGTCGGAAATCCGCCTCGGTTGGGTGGAGGCCGCAACAGTCTCGCAGCCTTTGGTCAAGGACATCCTGGAACTCCGCGACGCCCTGCGCGCCGAGGGCGTCAGCAGGATTGTGCTTTGCGGCATGGGCGGATCCTCGCTGGCCCCTGAGGTTATCGCAGGCACCGCCGGCGTCGAGCTGACAGTGCTGGACAGCACGGACCCGGACCAGGTCCGTGCTGCCCTGGCTGACCGGCTGGCGCAGACCGCGATCGTTGTCTCGTCCAAGTCCGGTTCCACGCTGGAAACCGACTCGCAGCGCCGAACATTCGAGCAGGCCTTCACCCAGGCCGGCCTGGACGCCAAGAGCCGGATCATCATCGTGACGGACCCGGGTTCCCCGCTGGACAAGGCCTCCCGGGAAGCGGGCTACCGCGCTGTCTTCAACGCCGACCCCAACGTCGGTGGCCGCTACTCCGCGCTCACGGCGTTCGGCCTGGTACCTTCGGGCCTGGCCGGCGTGGACATCCAGGCGTTCCTGGACGAGGCTGAGGAAGCTGCCGAAATCCTGAATGATGACGCCCCCGAAAACATCGGGCTGGCCCTGGGCGCCGCGCTGGGCGGAACCAGCCCCTTGCGGAACAAAATCGTCATTGCCGAGGACGGCTCCGGCATTGTTGGGTTCGCCGACTGGGCTGAACAGCTCATCGCTGAATCCACCGGCAAGCTGGGAACCGGAATCCTGCCGGTCGTCGCGGGTCCCGATGCCCCGGAGGTAACCTCCGGCGCCCCCGACGTCCTGGTGGTCCGGCTCGTGGCCGCGGATGCCGACGTCGAACCCGGCGACAACCAGGTGGCCATTGCCGGCGGCCTTGCCACCCAGATGATGGTCTGGGAATTCGCCACGGCCGTTGCCGGGCGCCTCCTGGGCATCAACCCCTTCGACCAGCCTGACGTTGAGGCCGCCAAGGTGGCAGCGCGCGGACTCCTCGACGCCCAGCCGGAGCCCACGCCTGCAGCATTCGTCGACGGCGCCATTGAGGTTCGCGGCGGGGACTGGCTGGGAAACGCTGCCACCGCTGAGGGCGCCATCAAGGCCCTGCTGGGCACCCTGGCCGCGGACAGCTACCTGAGCGTCCAGGCGTACTTTGACCGGCTGGCCTTCGCCAACCTGGAGGGCATCCGGGACGAACTGGCCGCCGCCACCGGCCGTCCGGTGACATTCGGCTGGGGTCCGCGCTTCCTGCACTCCACCGGCCAGTTCCACAAGGGTGGACCTGCCATTGGCGTCTTCCTGCAGGTCACGGCGACGCCCGCCGAGGACCTGGGGATCCCGGACCGGCCCTTCAGCTTCGGCGAACTCATCGCCGCTCAGGCTGCAGGCGACGCCCAGGTCCTGGCTGGTCACGGCCGGCCCGTGCTGCGCCTCCACCTCACCAACCGCGCCGCCGGTGTGGCGCAGCTGCAGGACATTGCTGCTGCCCTGTCCACCCGCGCGTCCGCCACCGAAAGCTAA
- the zwf gene encoding glucose-6-phosphate dehydrogenase, producing MPETEYGRKGAGRGRNPLRDPRDRRLNRIAGPSSLVLFGVTGDLARKKLMPAVYDLANRGLLPPSFALVGFARREWDKEDFAAEVKASVQAHARTPFDEAVWNQLSEGIRFVQGEFDDDAAFERLGETIKELDDVRGTRGNHAFYLSIPPKAFEQVCRQLSKHGLAQADGDKWRRVVIEKPFGHDLESARKLNDIVESVFPPDAVFRIDHYLGKETVQNILALRFANQLFEPLWNANYVDHVQITMAEDIGTGGRAGYYDGVGAARDVIQNHLLQLLALTAMEEPISFNADDLRAEKEKVLAAVKLPEDLSTHSARGQFTGGWQGGEQVQGYLEEEGIPADSTTETYAAVRVDIHTRRWSGVPFYLRAGKRLGRRVTEIAVVFKRAPNLLFRDHGEDDFGQNAVVIRVQPDEGVTIRFGSKVPGTQMEVRDVTMDFGYGHSFTESSPEAYERLILDVLLGEPPLFPRHEEVELSWKILDPFEEYWASLSEQPEPYAPGSWGPASADELLARDGRTWRRP from the coding sequence ATGCCAGAAACTGAATACGGCAGGAAGGGCGCGGGCCGCGGGCGCAATCCGCTGCGTGACCCGCGTGACCGCCGTTTGAACCGGATTGCCGGTCCGTCGTCGTTGGTCCTCTTTGGGGTGACGGGTGATTTGGCCCGGAAGAAGTTGATGCCGGCTGTGTACGATCTTGCCAACCGCGGGCTGTTGCCGCCGAGTTTCGCGTTGGTGGGGTTCGCCCGCCGGGAGTGGGACAAGGAGGATTTCGCCGCCGAGGTGAAGGCTTCGGTGCAGGCGCACGCCCGTACGCCGTTTGATGAGGCGGTCTGGAACCAGTTGTCCGAGGGCATCCGGTTTGTCCAGGGCGAGTTCGACGACGATGCAGCCTTTGAGCGGCTGGGTGAGACGATCAAGGAACTCGACGATGTCCGCGGCACCCGTGGGAACCACGCGTTCTATTTGTCGATCCCGCCCAAGGCGTTCGAACAGGTTTGCCGGCAGTTGTCCAAGCACGGCCTGGCGCAGGCCGACGGGGACAAGTGGCGGCGCGTGGTCATCGAAAAGCCGTTCGGGCATGACCTGGAGTCGGCCCGGAAGCTGAACGACATCGTCGAGTCGGTATTCCCGCCGGACGCGGTGTTCCGGATCGACCACTACCTGGGGAAGGAAACGGTGCAGAACATCCTGGCACTGCGTTTCGCCAACCAGCTGTTCGAGCCGTTGTGGAACGCCAACTACGTGGACCACGTGCAGATCACCATGGCCGAGGACATCGGCACCGGCGGCCGGGCGGGGTATTACGACGGCGTGGGTGCTGCCCGCGACGTGATCCAGAACCACCTGCTCCAGCTGCTGGCGCTCACGGCCATGGAGGAGCCCATCTCCTTCAACGCCGATGACCTGCGGGCGGAGAAGGAAAAGGTCCTCGCAGCGGTCAAGCTTCCGGAGGACCTGTCCACGCACTCTGCGCGCGGACAATTCACCGGCGGCTGGCAGGGCGGTGAGCAGGTCCAGGGCTACCTGGAGGAAGAAGGCATTCCCGCCGATTCCACTACCGAGACCTACGCCGCGGTCCGCGTGGACATCCACACCCGCCGCTGGTCGGGAGTCCCGTTCTACCTCCGGGCGGGCAAGCGGCTGGGGCGGCGGGTGACGGAAATCGCCGTCGTCTTCAAACGCGCCCCCAACCTGCTGTTCCGTGACCACGGCGAGGACGATTTCGGACAGAACGCGGTAGTGATCCGGGTCCAGCCCGACGAGGGCGTGACCATCCGGTTCGGTTCCAAGGTCCCCGGCACCCAGATGGAAGTGCGGGACGTGACCATGGACTTCGGCTACGGCCACTCCTTCACCGAGTCCTCCCCCGAGGCCTACGAGCGGCTGATCCTTGACGTGCTCCTGGGCGAGCCGCCGCTGTTCCCGCGGCATGAGGAAGTGGAGCTGTCCTGGAAGATCCTCGACCCGTTCGAGGAATACTGGGCCTCCCTGTCAGAACAGCCCGAGCCCTACGCCCCCGGCTCCTGGGGCCCTGCCTCCGCTGACGAGCTGCTGGCCCGTGACGGACGAACCTGGAGAAGGCCATGA
- a CDS encoding glucose-6-phosphate dehydrogenase assembly protein OpcA translates to MIVNLPDTTTSKVSKKLMALREQGGVIALGRVLTLVVVTKSGLEEEAIEAANDASREHPCRIIVLADAGKDNEDRLDAQIRVGGDAGASEVIVLRGYGQLAHESESLVAALLLPDAPIVAWWPHGAPENACETSIGAIAHRRITDSANEPDPQAALERIHRTYKAGDTDLAWTRLTNWRIQLAAALDGVDSSPVTAVAVEGASDSPSTILLAAWLTLTLDAPVTIVADPAGTGIRRVRLTRPGGDVQLFRPGLSVAELTQPGQPAQRISLPRRSLRDCLAEELRRLDPDEVFGEVITIGLPRTNLRSVRPSER, encoded by the coding sequence ATGATCGTTAACCTGCCCGACACCACCACCTCGAAGGTGTCCAAGAAACTCATGGCCCTGCGCGAGCAGGGCGGCGTCATTGCCCTGGGCCGGGTCCTGACCCTGGTGGTCGTGACCAAGTCCGGGCTCGAGGAAGAAGCAATCGAGGCAGCGAACGACGCCAGCCGGGAACACCCCTGCCGGATCATCGTCCTGGCCGACGCCGGGAAGGATAACGAGGACCGGCTCGACGCCCAGATCCGGGTCGGCGGGGACGCCGGCGCCTCGGAAGTCATCGTCCTGCGCGGCTACGGCCAGCTGGCCCACGAGTCCGAATCCCTGGTGGCCGCGCTGCTGCTCCCGGACGCTCCGATCGTGGCCTGGTGGCCGCACGGCGCCCCGGAAAACGCCTGCGAGACCTCCATCGGCGCCATCGCGCACCGACGGATCACCGATTCCGCGAACGAACCGGACCCGCAGGCCGCGCTGGAACGGATCCACCGCACCTACAAAGCCGGCGACACCGACCTCGCCTGGACCCGGCTGACCAACTGGCGGATCCAGCTCGCAGCGGCCCTGGATGGGGTGGACTCCTCCCCGGTCACGGCCGTCGCGGTCGAGGGCGCCTCGGACTCACCGTCCACCATCCTCCTCGCGGCGTGGCTCACCCTGACCCTGGATGCACCCGTCACCATCGTCGCGGACCCAGCCGGAACCGGCATCCGCCGCGTCCGGCTCACCCGCCCCGGGGGCGACGTCCAGCTCTTCCGCCCCGGACTCTCCGTGGCGGAACTGACCCAACCAGGCCAGCCCGCCCAGCGCATTTCGCTGCCGCGGCGCAGTCTCCGCGACTGCCTCGCCGAAGAGCTCCGCCGCCTCGACCCGGACGAAGTCTTTGGGGAAGTGATTACTATTGGACTGCCACGTACCAATCTAAGGAGCGTCCGACCCAGTGAGCGTTGA